The following are encoded in a window of Penicillium oxalicum strain HP7-1 chromosome II, whole genome shotgun sequence genomic DNA:
- a CDS encoding Beta-catenin-like protein 1, which yields MTSVDELFKKPLATGSSKRKFEPVQDPNELYKAAKLDSSGDVKSKGKAAMAEDEMDDEDGEAGPELPPDFEEDIPDDEEGRFFGGGMEQKTAEAMQYIDQNEDEAAPEKFDAAWVRRFALNFEKKISKNAELRAKFENDPQKFMASEADLDTEIKGLSILSEHPDLYQEFSKMGCVSSLVSLLSHENADIAIDTIQIISELTDEDVEAEQEQWDTLVNAMMDADLVELLTQNLSRLDEGSETDRTGVYYILNVLENLSSQSALSEKIGQDSAVMSWILSRIQRKESPVSQNKQYAAEVLAILLQSSAKNREKFIDLEGVDALLQLLSQYRKRDPAKDSEEEEYVENLFDALACLVDDESGKEKFLEAEGIELAQIMLRESKFSKSRALKLLDHALGGAGGAPASNVSQQEGQSIEHLLGIFASLLRLLPGGSAPRIRALAKFMEKDYEKIEKLVKLRREYAARLLPVEQAIQKERQGLSQDDLEFMAGEWLSRRLDAGLFSLQTIDIILAWLVAEDDGAHKKIVALLADRERRFVLEQLEGLEDEEQGQKDFKDMLTALLQFC from the exons ATGACTAGTGTCGACGAGCTATTCAAA AAACCGCTGGCCACAGGGAGCTCTAAACGCAAGTTTGAGCCTGTGCAAGATCCTA ACGAACTCTACAAAGCGGCCAAACTTGACTCCTCTGGTGATGTGAAATCCAAGGGGAAAGCCGCGATGGCggaggatgagatggatgacgaggacggcGAGGCTGGGCCCGAATTACCTCCCGATTTCGAAGAAGACATTCCCGATGACGAAGAAGGCCGCTTCTTTGGCGGAGGCATGGAGCAGAAGACCGCCGAGGCAATGCAATACATTGATCAGAATGAAGACGAAGCTGCA CCAGAGAAATTTGATGCGGCTTGGGTACGTCGGTTTGCTTtgaatttcgagaagaagatttccAAGAACGCCGAGCTGCGCGCAAAATTCGAGAACGATCCGCAAAA GTTCATGGCCTCCGAGGCCGATCTCGACACAGAAATTAAGGGACTGTCAATTCTTTCCGAGCATCCAGACCTCTATCAGGAATTTTCTAAGATGGGATGTGTTTCGTCTTTGGTTTCATTGCTCTCGCACGAAAATGCCGATATTGCCATCGATACGATTCAAATCATAAGCGAGCTCACAGATGAGGACGTGGAGGCGGAGCAGGAGCAGTGGGATACCCTGGTCAACGCCATG ATGGATGCCGACCTCGTTGAACTCCTTACACAGAATCTATCGCGTCTGGATGAGGGCTCGGAAACAGACAGAACAGGCGTTTACTACATTCTGA ATGTCCTCGAAAACTTGTCCTCCCAGTCCGCGTTATCAGAGAAAATTGGACAAGACTCCGCCGTTATGTCTTGGATTCTTTCACGCATACAGAGGAAGGAGAGCCCAGTCTCTCAAAATAAACAGTATGCTGCGGAAGTTCTAGCCATTCTTTTGCAATCATCGGCCAAGAATCGAGAAAAATTCATAGATCTTGAGGGGGTTGATGCACTCCTGCAGCTACTGAGTCAATACCGCAAGAGAGACCCGGCGAAAGActcagaagaagaagaatacGTGGAGAATTTGTTCGACGCCCTGGCTTGTCTCGTTGACGACGAGTCTGGGAAGGAAAAGTTCCTTGAGGCTGAAGGCATCGAGCTTGCTCAGATCATGCTCCGGGAGAGTAAATTTAGCAAGTCGAGGGCCCTCAAACTTCTCGATCACGCACTCGGTGGAGCTGGTGGTGCTCCCGCCT CTAATGTCTCGCAGCAAGAGGGTCAAAGCATCGAACACCTGCTCGGCATATTTGCCTCCCTGCTCCGTCTTCTTCCTGGTGGGTCTGCTCCGCGCATTCGAGCTCTTGCCAAGTTCATGGAAAAAGACTACGAGAAAATCGAGAAACTGGTGAAACTGAGAAGGGAATACGCCGCTCGGTTGTTACCTGTCGAGCAAGCGATTCAGAAAGAGCGCCAAGGGCTTTCACAAGATGACCTAGAATTCATGGCTGGTGAATGGCTGTCACGCCGCCTGGATGCTGGTTTGTTCTCGTTACAA ACTATCGATATCATACTCGCATGGCTTGTTGCGGAAGATGATGGTGCCCACAAGAAGATTGTTGCTCTTCTTGCAGATCGAGAACGAAGATTTGTCCTTG AACAATTGGAGGGCCTAGAAGACGAAGAGCAGGGGCAGAAGGACTTCAAAGATATGCTGACAGCATTGTTGCAATTTTGCTGA
- a CDS encoding DNA-directed RNA polymerase II subunit RPB2 → MADYDEAYEEQFYDDAEDGITSEDCWTVISSFFDVKGLVSQQLDSFDEFISSTMQELVEEQGQVVLDQTVPPDEDEAEPVVVRRYEIKFGTVMLTRPSVTEDDGSTVSMLPQEARLRNLTYASPLYLTMKKFVTEARECQVADRADDEAADADDENKERGTYLKWAPRSHDSAWQEEETIFIGKIPIMLKSKYCCLKESPEERLYAWNECPYDSGGYFIINGSEKVLIAQERSAGNIVQVFKKAPPSPTPYVAEIRSAVEKGSRLLSQLALKLFAKGDSAKGGFGPTIRSTLPYVKSDIPIVIVFRALGVVSDEDILNHICYDRNDTPMLEMLKPCIEEGFVIQDREVALDFIAKRGSSQSNLNHERRVRYAREIMQKELLPHISQSEGSETRKAFFLGYMVHRLLQCALGRRDVDDRDHFGKKRLDLAGPLLAGLFRVLFTRVTRDLQRYMQRCVETNKEPNLRIGLKAATLTGGLKYALATGNWGEQKKAASSKAGVSQVLSRYTFASSLSHLRRTNTPIGRDGKIAKPRQLHNTHWGLVCPAETPEGQACGLVKNLALMCYITVGTPSEPIVDFMIQRNMEVLEEFEPQVTPNATKVFVNGVWVGIHRDPTHLVNTMQSLRRRNMISHEVSLIRDIRDREFKIFTDAGRVCRPLFVVDNDPKSENAGSLVLNKEHIRLLELDKDLQRELPPEQLREQGFGWDGLVRSGVVEYVDAEEEETIMIVMTPEDLEISKHLQAGYSLPEDDKNDLNKRVRTVTQRAHTWTHCEIHPSMILGVCASIIPFPDHNQSPRNTYQSAMGKQAMGVFLTNFAQRMETMANILYYPQKPLATTRSMEFLRFRELPAGQNAIVAIATYSGYNQEDSVIMNQSSIDRGLFRSLFYRTYTDSEKTVGTSFVESFEKPIKSETIGMRKGTYDKLDDDGIVAPGVRVSGEDIIIGKVAPLAPDAEELGQRTKSHVKIDVSTPLRSTENGIVDQVVISTANDGLKFAKVRMRTTKVPQIGDKFASRHGQKGTIGITYRQEDMPFSREGLTPDIIINPHAIPSRMTIAHLIECQLSKVSALRGFEGDATPFTDVTVDSVSRLLREHGYQSRGFEVMYNGHTGRKLVAQVFLGPTYYQRLRHMVDDKIHARARGPTQILTRQPVEGRARDGGLRFGEMERDCMIAHGASHFLKERLFDVSDPFRVHICDDCGLMTPIAKLKKGLFECRLCNNKHRISQVHIPYAAKLLFQELASMNIAARMFTDRSGVSVR, encoded by the exons ATGGCGGACTACGATGAAGCCTACGAGGAGCAATTTTACGATGACGCTGAAGATGGAATCACTTCCGAGGACTGCTGGACAGTGATCTCGTCCTTCTTCGACGTCAAGGGTCTTGTGTCGCAACAGCTTGATTCTTTCGATGAGTTCATTTCTTCGACGATGCAGGAATTAGTGGAGGAGCAAGGACAAGTTGTTTTGGATCAGACCGTGCCCCCCGATGAGGACGAAGCCGAGCCTGTGGTCGTGCGCCGATACGAGATCAAATTCGGTACTGTCATGCTCACACGGCCATCTGTGACGGAAGACGATGGATCGACAGTGAGCATGTTGCCTCAAGAGGCACGTCTGCGAAACTTGACTTACGCCAGTCCCCTTTACCTGACCATGAAGAAATTCGTTACCGAGGCACGAGAATGTCAGGTTGCGGATCGAGCGGACGATGAAGCTGCCGATGCAGATGATGAAAACAAGGAGCGAGGCACATATCTCAAATGGGCGCCCAGATCTCACGACTCAGCCTggcaagaggaagagaccatcttcatcggcAAGATTCCTATTATGCTCAAGTCCAAGTACTGCTGTCTGAAGGAATCGCCTGAAGAGCGACTCTACGCCTGGAATGAGTGCCCCTACGACTCCGGCGGTTACTTTATTATCAACGGAAGTGAGAAGGTGTTGATTGCTCAGGAGCGCAGTGCGGGAAATATTGTGCAGGTCTTCAAGAAGGCTCCACCCAGCCCAACACCATACGTCGCTGAAATTCGAAGTGCTGTCGAGAAGGGATCGcgtcttctttctcagcTCGCGCTTAAGCTCTTTGCCAAGGGTGACAGTGCCAAGGGCGGATTCGGTCCCACCATCCGTTCGACTCTTCCCTACGTTAAGTCTGACATTCCGATTGTCATTGTTTTCCGTGCTCTCGGTGTCGTATCCGATGAGGACATTCTTAACCACATCTGCTATGACCGCAATGATACCCCGATGTTGGAGATGTTGAAGCCTTGTATCGAGGAGGGTTTCGTCATCCAGGACCGTGAAGTTGCTCTTGACTTTATTGCCAAGCGTGGCTCGTCACAATCCAATTTGAACCATGAGCGACGTGTTCGATATGCGCGAGAGATCATGCAGAAAGAGTTGCTGCCCCATATTTCTCAGAGCGAGGGCAGCGAAACGCGAaaggccttcttcttgggctACATGGTTCATCGTCTGCTGCAATGTGCCCTTGGCCGCCGAGATGTTGACGACCGTGACCACTTCGGAAAAAAGCGTCTGGACTTGGCTGGTCCCCTTCTGGCTGGTCTTTTCCGTGTTCTCTTTACTCGCGTCACTCGTGATCTCCAGCGTTACATGCAACGATGTGTGGAGACTAACAAGGAGCCAAACCTTCGCATTGGCCTTAAGGCTGCGACATTGACTGGTGGCCTGAAATACGCCTTGGCAACGGGTAACTGGGgtgagcagaagaaggcGGCCAGCTCCAAGGCTGGTGTCTCCCAAGTGCTTAGTCGTTACACATTTGCTTCTAGTTtgtctcatcttcgtcgtaCCAACACACCTATTGGCCGAGATGGTAAGATTGCGAAGCCTCGTCAGCTACATAATACTCACTGGGGTCTTGTCTGTCCGGCCGAGACACCAGAAGGTCAAGCTTGTGGTCTTGTCAAGAACTTGGCTCTGATGTGTTACATCACGGTCGGAACGCCCAGCGAGCCTATCGTGGACTTCATGATTCAACGGAACATGGAGGTTCTTGAAGAGTTCGAGCCACAGGTTACTCCCAACGCTACGAAGGTCTTTGTTAATGGTGTCTGGGTCGGTATTCACCGTGATCCGACACACCTGGTCAACACGATGCAGTCCTTGCGTCGACGCAACATGATCTCTCATGAAGTCAGCTTGATTCGTGACATTCGTGACCGAGAATTTAAAATTTTCACGGATGCTGGACGTGTCTGCCGTCCCTTGTTTGTTGTGGACAATGACCCGAAGAGTGAAAATGCAGGATCTCTGGTCCTGAATAAGGAACATATTCGTTTGCTTGAGTTAGACAAGGATCTTCAACGTGAGCTGCCACCAGAGCAACTCCGCGAGCAGGGTTTCGGATGGGACGGCTTGGTCAGGTCAGGAGTCGTGGAATACGTCGAcgctgaagaggaagagacgATTATGATTGTCATGACCCCCGAGGATCTTGAGATCTCCAAACATCTTCAGGCAGGATATTCCCTCCCCGAAGATGACAAGAACGATCTCAACAAGCGTGTCCGCACTGTCACTCAGCGCGCCCACACTTGGACTCACTGCGAGATTCATCCCAGTATGATTCTTGGTGTCTGTGCCAGTATCATTCCTTTCCCCGATCACAACCAGTCGCCCCGTAACACTTACCAGTCTGCCATGGGTAAACAAGCCATGGGTGTCTTCTTGACCAACTTTGCACAGCGAATGGAGACAATGGCAAACATTCTCTACTACCCTCAAAAACCACTTGCGACAACGCGGTCGATGGAGTTCCTGCGCTTCCGCGAGTTGCCCGCCGGTCAAAACGCTATTGTCGCCATTGCCACTTATTCCGGTTACAACCAGGAGGATTCCGTCATCATGAATCAAAGCAGTATCGACCGTGGTCTCTTCCGCAGTCTGTTCTATCGTACATACACGGATTCGGAAAAGACGGTGGGCACATCTTTCGTTGAGAGTTTCGAGAAGCCTATCAAGAGCGAGACCATCGGCATGCGCAAGGGTACATACGACAAACTAGACGACGACGGTATCGTTGCTCCTGGTGTGCGTGTCTCTGGAGAGgacatcatcatcggcaaGGTCGCCCCCCTCGCACCCGATGCGGAAGAGCTCGGGCAACGAACCAAGTCACACGTCAAAATCGATGTATCTACGCCTCTTCGCAGTACTGAAAATGGTATCGTCGATCAGGTCGTGATTTCGACCGCCAACGATGGTCTCAAATTCGCCAAAGTCCGCATGCGTACCACCAAGGTTCCGCAGATTGGTGACAAGTTCGCTTCCCGTCACGGGCAGAAGGGTACTATTGGTATCACATACCGACAGGAGGACATGCCTTTCAGCCGCGAGGGGTTGACACCTGATATTATCATTAACCCTCACGCTATTCCCTCGCGTATGACCATTGCTCACTTGATCGAGTGTCAGCTCAGTAAAGTCTCAGCTCTTCGAGGATTTGAAGGCGATGCCACGCCATTTACAGACGTGACTGTTGACTCCGTCTCGCGTCTGCTTCGTGAGCACGGTTATCAATCTCGTGGATTCGAAGTCATGTACAACGGCCACACCGGCCGCAAGTTGGTGGCTCAGGTCTTCCTTGGTCCCACTTATTACCAGCGGCTGCGCCACATGGTAGACGACAAGATTCACGCTCGTGCTCGGGGCCCAACGCAGATCTTGACACGCCAACCCGTAGAGGGTCGTGCTCGTGATGGTGGTCTTCGTTTCGGAGAGATGGAGCGTGATTGCATGATTGCCCATGGTGCCAGTCACTTCCTCAAGGAACGTCTCTTTGACGTGTCAGACCCCTTCCGAGTCCACATTTGCGACGACTGCGGTCTGATGACTCCTATCGC TAAACTCAAAAAGGGTCTCTTTGAATGTCGCCTGTGTAACAACAAGCACCGCATCTCCCAAGTCCATATCCCCTACGCCGCCAAGCTTCTGTTCCAAGAGCTGGCCTCGATGAACATTGCCGCTCGGATGTTTACTGATCGCTCTGGAGTTTCGGTGCGCTAA